ACCCCCCTTATCAGAACATATTCAAAAGTAATCTTTTCCCGGTGGGCTAAAGGAATTCTTCGGCAGGCCGCCAGCAAATCTTTTAAAGGATACTTGCGGTTGATGGGCATCAATTGGCTACGCTGTCTATCGGTCGAAGCATTTAGAGAAATCGCTAATTTAACAAAGTGCCGCCGAGAACAAAGCTCTTCCATCTCCGGAATGATTCCAGCAGTGGAAAGGGTAACCCGGCGGTGTGAAAATTGAAGCCCGCGGGGAGACCGGATAATTTCCAGGGCTCGCACTACATTCTGAAAATTATTCAGCGGCTCCCCCATTCCCATGAGGACAAGGTTGGTAAGTTTCTCCTCCGAGGAAAGAGTGGCCTGAACTCCGATCACCTGATCGATAATTTCAGCGGAGGAGAGGTTGCGTGCCAATCCCCGGCTTCCGGTGAGGCAAAATTTGCACCCCAAAGCGCAACCGGCCTGCGTAGAAAGACAAAGCGTAAAGTGGTCTTTTTCAGGAAGAAGGACGCTTTCGATCGTTTCGCCATCAGCCAGAAGAAAGCGGTATTTTCTGGTTCTATCCGGAGAAATCTTTACTTCCAGATTTTTCAAGAAACTGATCCAGGCACTTTCCTCCAATTTTTGGCGAAATTTTTTGGCTACGTCAGTCATCTCCCCAAAGGTTCGTGCTCGGCGCGCGTATAGCCATCGAGCTAATTGCCCGGCTCGAAAAGGTTTTTCCCCGAGGGAGAGCACAAAAGATTCTAATTCTTCCAGTGACAAATTTTTCAGATTTACTCGGTCGTTTTGTTCGCGCATCATCTACTGGCAGAGGCCTCCCCGGCAACCCATCCCGTGCTGAACGCAGCCTGCAGGTTATACCCACCTGTTTTCCCGTCCACATCCATGATCTCTCCGCAAAAATAAAGCCCCGGGATGATCTTCGATTCCATCGTTGAGGGATGGATCTCGTGCACGGAAACGCCGCCGGCTGTGATGATCGCTTCCTCAAGAGGCCTGGGACTTTTAACCGTCAGCCGCCAATTCTTAAGCAAATGCAATAGGCGCTTCCTTTCACCCGAACGCACCTCGCTCCCTGTTATCGCCGGAGATATCCCGGATCTTTGGATGAAGATGGGGATAAACCGTCGAGGTAAAAGGGTAGGGAGGATATTGAGGATTTGTTTCCGGCTATGCCTTTGGAATTCGCGGACCAACCGGGCTTCAACCTGCTCGGGGGATAAAGCCGGCTTGAAATCGATGGATAAATCCACTCTGGCACTGGATAGCCTATCTACCGCCAATCCGCTCAGGGTAAGAATGATTGGGCCCGATACGCCAAAATGGGTGAAAAGCATTTCGCCAAATTCTTCTCCGGCCTTCCGGCCATCCGCGAGCAACGTAACCTTCACATTCTTCAATCCCAACCCCTGAAGTTCCCGCACATACGGTTCTTCAACCTCCAGCGGAACGAGTGCGGGCCGAATCCGTTGGATCGTATGTCCAAGTTTTTCAGCCATTCTGAACCCGTCGCCGGAGGATCCCGTCTGGGAGTAAGATGCACCTCCGGTAGCTAGAATGACCTTGGCTGCCTCGAATTGGCCCGAGTCGGTTCGTACTCCGATGATCCGGCGATCATCGGTCAGAATTTCCCGCACTGGGGAATGAATCTGGATTTTAACCCCTTGGGAATTGGCGTAACCGCGCAGGACTCGGACCACATCCTGCGCCCGGTTGGAAGCTGGGAAGATCCGCCTCCCTCTCTCTTCGATCACTGGCAGGCCACGCGATGTGAAAAAGGAAAGCAAATCATCGTTAAAGAAGCGAGAAAAAACATTATGCAGGAATTTTCCATTATGCCGGTAGCTTTCGATAAAGGTTGGCAGGTCCCCGCCGTTGGTTAGGTTACAGCGGCCTTTGCCGGTCAAGGCCAGTTTGACTCCTACCCGACCCATTTTTTCCAGAAGGAGCACCCTGCATCCTTGCTCTGCGGCCCGCCCTGCAGCCATCAGACCTGAGGCCCCTCCTCCGATTACGATTACATCCGGCTTCAAATTCAAGAACCTTCACTGCAGAGATCGCTTAGAACGTCGAGTGAAAAAAACGCTATGCGCATAGCGCTAAGCGAATCCCTGCATTCTCTGCGGGGAAAAGGATTGTTACCCGCAGATTTCCAGGGCGTTGAAAAAATACCCGATCTCAAAGGCCGCGGTCTCCGGCGCATCCGAGCCGTGGACGATGTTCCTTTCGATATTCGCTGCATACTCCCTGCGAATGGTCCCGGGAGCAGCATCCTGCGGATTTGTCGCCCCCATCAACTCCCGGTTTTTAGCGATGGCGTTGGGCCCTTCGAGGATCATCACGACGCAGGGCCCCGAAGACATGAAATCCGTCACGCTGTCATAAAATTTCTTGCCCCGGTGAACTGCGTAGAACCCTTCCGCTTCCTTCTTGGACATATGAATCATCTTCATGGCCGCGATCTTCAGCCCGGCTTTCTCAAATCTCTTGATCACTTCCCCGATTAACCCCTTGGCCACTCCATCGGGTTTGATAATTGAAAGCGTCCGCTCCATGTATTCCTCCTCGCAAAAAGCTATTAGCCATCAGCTTGATATCTTTCGCTGATCGCTAATTGCGAATCATTCTAATAAGTACGTGATGATTTTTATCATGGAAGTAATCGTAACGCAAGGGAAAATGGCTCTCGCTGAAGGTGACCCAAGGTGGAAATCTTTGCCACCAATTAATAGCTTCCTTCTGCAGGCGGCTCTCCTGCCTTGCCTTCCGGTAAATTGTGGCCGGTTTCAGCAAAACTTCTCAGTGGATATTCAAGTGAAGCAAGTCTTCGGTTTTTGATCCCGTTTTTAATATGACTATTTTTCCTGTCCGGCCCCCGCCAGAGTGGCAAAACGACCTTGGCGCAAATGATTTCGGAGGAATTTGCCAATCGTCTCTACCTCAACTGGGATATTCCCGAAGACCGAACCCGCTTGCTTGAAAATCCGTTCTTCTTCCAGGAAATCGAACGCCGCAATAGCTCGCTGCCGTTAATCGTATTCGACGAGATTCATAAATACCGGGACTGGAAAAACTACCTGAAAGGAGTTTACGATCGCTTTCACAGGGAATTTAAGTTTTTAGTCAGCGGGAGCGGGCGATTGGATATTTATCAGAAAGGTGGGGACTCTCTGGCCGGACGATACTATCTTTTCCATCTCTGGCCGTTTACGCTAACCGAATTGGCTGGCGGCGCCCGTGACTTTGACGACTTCAGCAGGCACCTGTTAGACGTCCAAACCGAGAAAGAGGCCGAAAGGAAGAAAGCCTGGTCAAGCCTCGAACAATTCAGCGGATTCCCGGAGCCTTTTCTCAGCGGACGAGACGCCTCCTACCGCAGGTGGTCCAACGCCTATTCTCAGCAACTGATTCGAGAAGATATCCGGGACCTGACCAATATCCAGGCCATCGGTGATCTGGAAACTCTCTACCACTTGCTGCCGTCGAAGGTTGGGAGTCCAATTTCCATTCCGTCTTTGTGCAGAGTCCTCAAACTATCCTACAATACGATCCGCAACTGGCTTTCGGCATTCGAGCGGTTTTTTTTGGTCTTCAGTTTGACGCCCTGGACCCGAAAAATTTCCCGCGCCATCCAAAAGGAGCGCAAAATCTACCTCTGGGATATCCCCCGAATCAAAGATCCCGCTGCCCGATTCGAAAACATGGTGGCCCTGGAACTTTACCGGGCAGTTACCCTTTGGAATGAGATGGGCTGGGGAAGTTTTTCACTGCATTTCATTAAGAATAAGGAACAGCAAGAGGTCGATTTCCTCCTGGCCAATGAAAACCAGCCGTTCCTCTTGGTTGAGACGAAACTTTCCGAAACCCAGCCGTCCCCGGCCCTTCTAAAATTCCAGGCGTTTTTAGACGTACCTGCCGTTCAACTCACCAATATGACCGGGGGTTATCGCCAATTGTCAAAGGACGGTCGGCAAATCCTTGTTGTCCCTGCCTGGCAGTGGCTCTCTGCGATTCCCTGAAACATTGACTGTTATTGATTTCAGCGGCATTTTAGGGACGTAAAACCGATCTTGCAAAGGGGCTAAATCTGCTCTTGACTCTTATTTTGTTTGAAATTTTTGAGCATTTGAATTTTGGATTTGTTTCGGATTTCGATATTCGGATTTCGAGTTTCCCGGCATTCCTATTTGGTTCCGGCTACGCCGGGTTAGGAATTTGACATGTTTGAAGAAAAGATGATAATTTCAGCTTGTTCCCAACAGAGGAGGGAAGCCCATGCCAGAGGCTAACTTCCAACCAATTCTTTCTAACGCAGTTGGACGGTATCCAGGCCTTGCACTTGTAATTAGGGGACGCTGCTTAAATGAGGGAATGGGGGACGTTCGTGCAGAAAGTGCTTGACGGAGGATAAAAGATAGTTCATATTGCAAGGATGCCGAGATCAGCCAGATTAGATGCGCCCGGGGTTTTGCACCATGTGATGGGGCGGGGGATCGAGAAACGGAAGATCTTTCTCGATGATCAGGATCGAGTCGATTTTATTAAGCGATTAGGGGAATTGGTGCAAGAGGGCTCGATGGATATCCATGCGTGGGCCATTCTCCCTAACCATTTTCATATACTGTGTAAGACCAAGAAACAGCCATTGTCTGCCAGCATGCGGAAGTTGCTGACTGGGTATGCAGTGCATTTCAATAGGCGGCATAGGAGGCATGGACATCTGTTTCAGAATCGGTATAAGTCCATCGTGTGCCAGGAGGATACTTATTTGGCGGAGTTGGTTCGTTATATCCATTTGAATTTGCTGCGGGCCGGGGTAGTCAAAGATCTCCGAGAATTGAATTATTGTCCTTGGTCAGGCCACTCGGCTTTGATGGGGAATATGGATGGGAGAGAATGGCAGAGTAGGGATTATGTTTTATCCTATTTTGGAAGGGGGAGAGGAGGGCGGCGGAATTATTTGAAGTTTGTGGAAGAGGGAATTTTATTGGGGAGGAAGCCGGAGTTAGTTGGGGGCGGCTTGGTGAGGAGTTTGGGGGGTTGGTCTTCGGTAATCGCCCTGCGGAGGCGAGGGGAGAAGCAGGTATCGGATGAGAGGATATTAGGGGATGGTGATTTTGTAGAGGCGATATTGGCTGAATCGGGGGGTATGGGAAAAGAGAATTTGAGAATAGGACAGAAGAAAGTGAGTTTATGGTCTTTGGCGGAGGTGGTTTGTAAAGAACATGGGGTAGATTTGAAGGAGTTGCGGTCGGGTAGTCGCCGGCATGTGGTTGTGGAGGCGCGGCAGGAGTTATCGCGGCTTGCGGTAATGGATCATGGGTATTCTGGGGCGGAGGTGGCGCGCTACCTTGGGGTTACGAATTCTTGTATTACCCGCCCGCTTTCCTTGGGGGGCAAGAAAGTCTGATGAATTGAAGGGGAGACCGTTAGGCAATTTCTGCACGAACGTCCCCCTCTTCGTCCCCCTCTTCGCAGCATGATGATATCCACCGAGGCCGTCTTCCGCTTCGATCGGAAGACCAAGGAGGTGTACCTGGAATCCCTTCTCCCGGGGGTGGACCTCAAAAAAGTCACATCCAAAGTACCCTGGGACCTGCGGGTGGCCGACCCGCTGAAACCATTTCCAACCCCGACCGAGGAGGAGATCGACTACATCCGCACCTTCGCCCCCCAGCACTGCATCCCCCGCGAGATCATGATGGAACTGGCCGTCAAGAAATTCTTCGAGTTTGCGGGGGGAAAACGTAAGGGAAAGTCAGGTCAAGGCGAAGGGGGGATGAAAGGTTTCAGCGGCGAGTTTCCAATTTGATTTTTCTTGACCAAACTTAGAGATTTTGAATGCTCAAATTATAGGGAGGTGCTACATGGAGAAATTCTTTATATTAACCGCTGCATTTTTCGTCGCCCTGGCATTTCAAGCGGGCGCCCAGCAAGGATTGGAGAGCGATCTGATCAAAACATCCGCCGGGGACCTGAAGATTACCTTCATCGGCCATGGAAGCCTGGTGTTTGCCTTTGGGGGAAAGGTGATCCATGTCGATCCGGTAAGCAAGGAGGCCGATTACACCAAGCTGCCGAAGGCCGACCTGATTCTGGTGACCCATCATCACGGGGATCACCTGGATGCGAAGTCGCTGGATGTCCTGCGCACCGAAAAAACCTTTCTGGTATTGACAGAGATCTGCGCCCAGCAGGTGAAGGGCGGCATGGTGATGAAAAATGGAGAGGTAAAAAATGTAGGCGGCCTGAAGATAGAGGCTGTGCCCGCCTATAACCTCGTCCACATGCGCAGCGAAGGCAAGCCGTTCCATCCCAAGGGGGAGGGAAACGGGTACGTGATCACCTTCGGGGACAAGAGAGTCTATGTGGCCGGGGACACCGAGAACATCCCGGAGATGAAAAAACTGGAGAAGATCGACGTCGCCTTCCTGCCCATGAACCTTCCCTTTACCATGACGCCGGAGATGGTGGCGGACGCCGCCAAGGCTTTCAAACCCAGGGTCCTCTATCCATACCACTTCGGGGAGACGGATACCTCAAAGCTTTTGGGGCTGCTGAAAGAGAGCAAAGAGATCGAGGTGCGCATCCGGAAGATGAAGTAATTGGGCTTCCTTGGTTCTTGGATGGGAAATTCAAAGAGGTTCGCGCACCGACTCAGCTGGCCGGATTGGGAGAAAGAATCAAGATGAAAAAACGTAAGTTGGGAAATTCCGGGTTGGAGGTTTTTCCGCTCGCCTTTGGGGGGAACGTCTTTGGATGGACTGCGGACGAGGCCATGTCCTTCAAATTATTGGATGCCTTTGTGGACTCCGGGCTTAATTTCATCGATACCGCGGATGTCTACTCCAAGTGGGCCCCGGGCAACCGGGGTGGAGAATCCGAGACCATCCTGGGCAAATGGCTCAAGCGGCCCGGAAACCGAAAAAAGGTGATCCTCGCCACAAAGGTCGGAATGGAAATGGGCCCGAACAAGAAGGGGCTCTCCAAGTCCTATATTATGCTCGCGGTGGAGGATTCCCTAAAACGCCTGCAGACGGACTATATCGACCTGTATCAGTCCCATACCGACGACGCGGATACCCCTTTGGAAGAGACCATCGAAACCTATGGGCAATTGATTCAGCAGGGAAAAGTGAGGGCCATCGGCGCTTCGAACTACAGCGCGGAACGACTTCTTCGGGCTTTGGAGATCAGCCAACAGGGGGGATATCCCAGCTACCAATCCTTGCAGCCTTTTTATAATCTCTATGACCGGGCCGACTATGAAACCAAGCTCGAACCCCTGTGCCGGGAAAAGGGATTGGGGGTGATCAGCTACTACTCCCTGGCCAGCGGCTTTCTCACCGGCAAGTATCGGTCGGAAAAGGATATATCCAAGAGCCCCCGGGGGCAGCGGGCCGGAAAATGCTTGAATGAACGTGGATTCCGAATCCTTGAGGCCCTCGATCGGGTAGCCAAACAGCGCGGATCCACGCCGGCCACGGTCTCCCTGGCCTGGCTGATCGCCCGGCCCGGCATCACCGCTCCCATTGCCAGCGCCACGAACCTGGAACAATTGCACGAATTAATGGCAGCGCCGAAACTCGAATTGGACCCTTCGGAAATAGAGCTTTTGAACCGGGCGAGTGCCTATTCAACCTGAGCCTTGGGTATTAAAAAGAGTCAATGAAGAGCCTGAGGCAAGGTCATGTCATCTTTATGCCGGGCCTGGGAGAGGCAGCAGACAAAGACTCCTATGGCATGAGCAGGCATCCGGTAAGAAGAAAAAAGAGAAGGGAGAGCTTCCATGGCAGATCTTTGCAAACTATCCAGTTTAGTCTTGGGGCGAATGATTGCAGCGAAGGAGGTCAAGCCCTCCGAGGTGATGCAGGCTGTTTTGAATCGGATCGACAAAGTGAATCCGCAGATTAACGCATTTTGCACGGTTGATCCTGATCGGGCAATGGCGGAAGCCAGGGAAGCAGATAAACGGGTGGTCCGGGGAAAGGCCGCAGGACCCCTTTTCGGCGTCCCCGTATCGATCAAGGACCTTATTGAGACCAAAGGCCTTCGAACCACCTTCGGCTCCCTTCACCTTGAGAAGAACGTTCCAGAGGTAGATGCCGTGCTGGTGGAGCGGTTGCGGGCTGCCGGCTGTCCCGTAACCGGAAAGACCAATACCCCTGAATTTGGCGGTAAGTTTGCGACCGATAACGCCGTCTTCGGCGCCAGCCGCAATCCCTGGAATCTGCAGCGGAGCACCGGGGGCTCTTCAGGAGGAGCTGCCGCCCAGGTGGCTGCGGGGATGGGTCCTCTGGCCATAGGGAACGATGGAGGGGGTTCCATCCGTGTCCCCTCCTCCTGTTGCGGAG
This Deltaproteobacteria bacterium DNA region includes the following protein-coding sequences:
- the ndk gene encoding nucleoside-diphosphate kinase encodes the protein MERTLSIIKPDGVAKGLIGEVIKRFEKAGLKIAAMKMIHMSKKEAEGFYAVHRGKKFYDSVTDFMSSGPCVVMILEGPNAIAKNRELMGATNPQDAAPGTIRREYAANIERNIVHGSDAPETAAFEIGYFFNALEICG
- a CDS encoding MBL fold metallo-hydrolase; the encoded protein is MEKFFILTAAFFVALAFQAGAQQGLESDLIKTSAGDLKITFIGHGSLVFAFGGKVIHVDPVSKEADYTKLPKADLILVTHHHGDHLDAKSLDVLRTEKTFLVLTEICAQQVKGGMVMKNGEVKNVGGLKIEAVPAYNLVHMRSEGKPFHPKGEGNGYVITFGDKRVYVAGDTENIPEMKKLEKIDVAFLPMNLPFTMTPEMVADAAKAFKPRVLYPYHFGETDTSKLLGLLKESKEIEVRIRKMK
- a CDS encoding NAD(P)/FAD-dependent oxidoreductase yields the protein MKPDVIVIGGGASGLMAAGRAAEQGCRVLLLEKMGRVGVKLALTGKGRCNLTNGGDLPTFIESYRHNGKFLHNVFSRFFNDDLLSFFTSRGLPVIEERGRRIFPASNRAQDVVRVLRGYANSQGVKIQIHSPVREILTDDRRIIGVRTDSGQFEAAKVILATGGASYSQTGSSGDGFRMAEKLGHTIQRIRPALVPLEVEEPYVRELQGLGLKNVKVTLLADGRKAGEEFGEMLFTHFGVSGPIILTLSGLAVDRLSSARVDLSIDFKPALSPEQVEARLVREFQRHSRKQILNILPTLLPRRFIPIFIQRSGISPAITGSEVRSGERKRLLHLLKNWRLTVKSPRPLEEAIITAGGVSVHEIHPSTMESKIIPGLYFCGEIMDVDGKTGGYNLQAAFSTGWVAGEASASR
- a CDS encoding ATP-binding protein: MSGPRQSGKTTLAQMISEEFANRLYLNWDIPEDRTRLLENPFFFQEIERRNSSLPLIVFDEIHKYRDWKNYLKGVYDRFHREFKFLVSGSGRLDIYQKGGDSLAGRYYLFHLWPFTLTELAGGARDFDDFSRHLLDVQTEKEAERKKAWSSLEQFSGFPEPFLSGRDASYRRWSNAYSQQLIREDIRDLTNIQAIGDLETLYHLLPSKVGSPISIPSLCRVLKLSYNTIRNWLSAFERFFLVFSLTPWTRKISRAIQKERKIYLWDIPRIKDPAARFENMVALELYRAVTLWNEMGWGSFSLHFIKNKEQQEVDFLLANENQPFLLVETKLSETQPSPALLKFQAFLDVPAVQLTNMTGGYRQLSKDGRQILVVPAWQWLSAIP
- the rlmN gene encoding 23S rRNA (adenine(2503)-C(2))-methyltransferase RlmN; protein product: MREQNDRVNLKNLSLEELESFVLSLGEKPFRAGQLARWLYARRARTFGEMTDVAKKFRQKLEESAWISFLKNLEVKISPDRTRKYRFLLADGETIESVLLPEKDHFTLCLSTQAGCALGCKFCLTGSRGLARNLSSAEIIDQVIGVQATLSSEEKLTNLVLMGMGEPLNNFQNVVRALEIIRSPRGLQFSHRRVTLSTAGIIPEMEELCSRRHFVKLAISLNASTDRQRSQLMPINRKYPLKDLLAACRRIPLAHREKITFEYVLIRGVNDSEEDAHRLAQLLQGIQAKVNLIPFNEHPQSPLQRPDDDALQRFRAVLMAQRFTTMVRLSKGSDIMAACGQLGGKCQELGS
- a CDS encoding transposase, with amino-acid sequence MGRGIEKRKIFLDDQDRVDFIKRLGELVQEGSMDIHAWAILPNHFHILCKTKKQPLSASMRKLLTGYAVHFNRRHRRHGHLFQNRYKSIVCQEDTYLAELVRYIHLNLLRAGVVKDLRELNYCPWSGHSALMGNMDGREWQSRDYVLSYFGRGRGGRRNYLKFVEEGILLGRKPELVGGGLVRSLGGWSSVIALRRRGEKQVSDERILGDGDFVEAILAESGGMGKENLRIGQKKVSLWSLAEVVCKEHGVDLKELRSGSRRHVVVEARQELSRLAVMDHGYSGAEVARYLGVTNSCITRPLSLGGKKV
- a CDS encoding aldo/keto reductase, which encodes MKKRKLGNSGLEVFPLAFGGNVFGWTADEAMSFKLLDAFVDSGLNFIDTADVYSKWAPGNRGGESETILGKWLKRPGNRKKVILATKVGMEMGPNKKGLSKSYIMLAVEDSLKRLQTDYIDLYQSHTDDADTPLEETIETYGQLIQQGKVRAIGASNYSAERLLRALEISQQGGYPSYQSLQPFYNLYDRADYETKLEPLCREKGLGVISYYSLASGFLTGKYRSEKDISKSPRGQRAGKCLNERGFRILEALDRVAKQRGSTPATVSLAWLIARPGITAPIASATNLEQLHELMAAPKLELDPSEIELLNRASAYST